AGGTAAAAGAATTAGAAGTGGAATAACCATTTGCGGTGGTTCTCGCTGATGTGATCAGCACGTAGTGGATGAGCGATTAATGGCGTGGCAGGGTGTTTCTGCTAACAAGAATGAAAAGAGGGTGTTATGTGTACGGTATGTGGATGTGCAGACGGAAATGTACAGATCGAAGGGGCAAGCAAGGGGATGAAATACCCATACCGCCCAAAACGCGGACATGTGCACGCTCACCATCATCACCATGATCACACCCATCCTCATGATCACGTTCATGAGCACTCGCATACGCCAACCGCAGTGGCGGTGGTAGAAGAAGCTGTCATCGTTAATGAATCCACCGGCGATCGTGACTATGGTCAAGGCCCTGCTCACGCCCATGCACCGGGGATGACACAAGCGCGGATGGTGAAGATCGAGCAAGATATTCTAGGGAAAAATCAGCAATTAGCCGAAATTAACCGCAAGTGGTTTGCAGATCGTGGCGTATTTGCGATCAACCTCGTGTCTAGCCCTGGCTCTGGTAAAACGACGCTACTGACCGAAACGATTAAATCACTACAAGATATTGGCAAAGTGTATGTGATAGAGGGTGACCAACAGACCACCCATGATGCGGATCGGATTCGGGCAACCGGTGCGGCGGCACTTCAGATTAATACGGGTAAAGGTTGTCATCTGGATGCCCATATGGTGGGAGAAGCCTTGCCGCGACTCAACATTGCAGACAATAGTTTGGTGTTGATCGAGAACGTGGGCAATTTAGTCTGCCCATCGGCGTTTGATTTGGGGGAAGCTCATAAAGTCGCCGTATTGTCTGTCACCGAAGGGGAAGACAAACCGCTGAAATACCCTGATATGTTTGCCGCTTCTGACGTCATGATTCTAAACAAGATCGATTTATTGCCGTATTTAGATTTTGATGTGGATGCTGCCATTGGCTACGCCAAGCGTGTGAACCCAAACATCCGTGTCATTCAAGTATCTGCCCGAAAAGGGGATGGGATGGATGAATGGCTAGATTGGCTACATCAAGGCATGAATAAAGCCCAATTAGCACGTCAGCAATGGGTGCAAGAACTAGAAGCACGTATTGCCGTGTTAGAAGCGCAATTAGCCGCGCAAACTTCTCGTTAATGGCGAGATGGTTTTGAGCCAGCCGTTAGCGATAGGTGAGCGTTGGTTAGTGAGCGGCCGCGTTCAGGGGGTGGGGTTCCGCCCCTTCGTCTGGCAATTGGCCAAGACGCACCAGTTAATTGGCTGGGTCAGAAACACCCCAAGCGGCGTAGAGATTTGCTGGCAAGGGTCGGCTGAAAGCTTTGATTCGTTAGCAGCAGACTTTTACCGTCAGTTACCTCCGTTGGCGCATGTTCATACCTTGGTGAGAGAGGTTTCACCTTTACAAGCTTGTGCCGATTTTCAGATCTTGCCGAGCCTGCAAGGAGAGGTAAAAACCAGTATTCCGGCCGATTTAGGCATTTGCGACGCCTGTTTGAATGAGTTGTTTGATCCAGAAGACCCTCGCAACGGCTATCCGCTGATCAACTGTACCCATTGCGGCCCGCGCTACAGTATTTGCCATGCGTTGCCTTACGATCGTCAGCAGACCAGTATGGCCACTTTCCCCATGTGCTCACGCTGTGAGGCGGAATATCATGCGCCAGATAATCGCCGATTTCATGCCGAACCAACTGCATGTCCAGCGTGCGGGCCAAGATTGCAATGGCGGCGTATTGGCGCTGGGCTAGTCAACGATTCTCCTCTGACTGCGGCAATTCATGCGTTACAAGCTGGCGAGTGGATTGCGGTAAAAGGGTTGGGCGGATTTCATCTGGTGGGCGATGCCAAACAGCCTGCAGTCGTAGCTACTATTCGCGATAAAAAACGCCGAGCGACCAAGCCGCTCGCAGTCATGATGATGAACCTGGATAGCGTTAAGGCATGGTGCGAAGTCACACCAGCAGAGGCAATGTGGCTAACCCGCCCTGAACGGCCAATTGTGCTCCTGAAAAAGAAGCCCATTGCCGATACGGCTTTATCGGGTATTGCACCGAATATGGACCGAATTGGGGTGATGTTGCCCTATACGCCGCTCCAGTGGCTAATGTTTCATGAAGCCTTGGGAAAACCCGTCGGGCAACATTGGCGAGAGGTGGCGAATGATCTGGTTTGGATCATGACGAGTGCCAATCATGCCGGTTCACCGATTCTCACTAGTGCGGAAGCGGTTGAAGAAAAGCTTGATCATCTGGTTGGCGGCATTTTGGATCATGATCGACCAATTATTCATCCCTGCGACGATAGTGTATTGAGCGTGGTGGATGATCAGCCTGTTTGGTTACGCCGAGCAAGAGGCTTGGCACCAGAGCCGATTTATCTTCGGTCAACCGGTGCAGACGTGTTGGCGCTAGGCGGGCTCCTAAAAAATACCATCACGGTGTGTAAAGAAGATCAGGCTTTTGTTTCCCCTCATCTGGGAGACCTTCAACATCCCGCAGTCGCAGAGCGGCTACTTGAAACCGTAGATAGCTTATTGGCTTTTACCCATGCCAAACCAGCGGTGATTAGTTGTGATGCGCAGCCAGATTACATTGGCTATCGGTTGGCTGAACAGTTGGCGGAAAAGTGGCAAATCCCGTTGACTCCTGTGCAGCATCATCATGCGCATATTGGTGCCGTGTTGGCTGAAAAAGGGGTAGAAGAACCAGTATTGGGGCTGGTGCTGGATGGTTTTGGCTGGGGCGAGGACGGCACCGCGTGGGGCGGCGAATTACTGCTAGTCGATGGGAAAACAGCGAATCGATTGGGGCATATCAGTGAAATAGCGCTACCCGGGGGAGATTTGGCCGCCAAACTACCTTGGCGGATGGCGGTTGCATTGGGGCAGCAAATACAGCGTGCATTGCCTGCCGAGGTTGCAAATCAAACCGGTGTTCAGGTGGTGAAACAGCAATTGGCTTTAGGACTAAATGCGCCAACTACCAGCAGTATGGGGCGCTGGTTTGATGCCATTGCCGGTTGGCAGGGAATATGCAGTGAGCAGATTTTTGAAGGAGAAGCACCTATGCGCTTAGCCGCTTTATTAGGTGAGTTTCCGCCGCCGTCAGTTATCTCTGATATTCCTCCCTTTGCCCCTGTACTGGATTTACTACCTCTTGCCAAAGCGGCATTGGCCGCTAGTGATGATACAGAGGTTGCGCGCCAATGGCATGTAGGGCTTGTGCAGCAACTGGCGGGTTGGGTGTTATCTGCAGCCCAACAAACCGCGCTTAAAACGGTGGTATTAGCAGGTGGCGTATTTGCGAATGCTTATTTGTTGGCTGGCTTAAAACAACAGCTTCTTCAGCATGGAATTAACGTGTTAGTGGCCGAACAAATGCCCGTTGGCGATGGCGGCATTAGCCTGGGTCAAGCATGGATAGCGCGAAAGCATCTGCAGCAACACGAACAACACACAAAATAACCAGAAGAGGAGAGCCAAATGTGTTTGGCGATGCCAGTAAAAATTACCGAACTCTTGCCAGATGACATGGCAAAAGTCGATGTCGATGGCGTGACGCGAGAGGTTTCTATCGCCTTAATCGAATCCCCGGCCGTTGGTGACTACGTTATCCTGCATGTGGGGTACGCGATTGGCAAATTAGACCCGGCAGAGGCCGCTCAAACGCTTGCTTTGATGGAAGAACTGGCTGCGAGCGAAGCAGAAGGGGCAACGCCATGAAATACGTTGACGAATTCCGCCGTGGCGATGTGGCGCGTGGTATTGCCAAGCATATCGCAGGTTTAGTCGATCCGGCTCGCGAATACCGTCTAATGGAGTTCTGTGGCGGGCATACCCATGCCATCGCCCGTTATGGCCTAACTGGATTATTGCCTTCTAATATCCGCCTGATTCATGGTCCGGGTTGTCCGGTCTGTGTATTGCCTATTGGTCGGATAGATTCTGCAATTGAGCTGGTGCTACAACATCAGGTAATTTTGTGTACCTATGGCGATACCTTACGTGTGCCGGCTTCAAACCGGATGAGCCTATACAAAGCCCGCGCAGAAGGGGGAGATGTACGGGTTATCTATTCAACTAGCGATGCACTGCGTATTGCGCGAGAAAACCCGGATCGGCAGGTAGTCTTTTTCGGGATCGGATTCGAGACCACCACCCCACCAACCGCCATGGCACTCAAAACCGCGAAGACTGAAGGACAAAAGAACTTCTCCGTGTTCTGTAACCATGTTCTGACTCCCCCCGCCATGCAGCACCTGTTGTCTGCGGGCGATGCAGTGGAATTAGATGGGTTTATTGGCCCCTCTCACGTTAGTACCGTGATTGGCAGTGATCCATACCAAGCGGTCGCCAAGCAATATCGTAAACCGGTGGTGATCGCTGGTTTCGAGCCACTCGATGTCCTGCAAGCCACCGCCATGTTAGTCGAAGACATTAATCATGGCCGCGATGGCGTTAGCACCCAATTTACCCGCGCCGTTACACCAGAAGGTAACCAAAAGGCGAGGTCTGTGGTGATGGAAACCATGATGCTAAGGGATACCTTTGAATGGCGTGGATTAGGACAAGTCCCACATTCAGCTTTGGCGATTCATCCAGATTACGCTGACTTTGATGCTGAGCAGCGCTTTGCTTTACCTTATCGTCACGTGCCCGATCACAAAGCCTGCGAATGCGGCGCGATACTGCGCGGGCAAAAACAACCAAGTGATTGCAAAGTGTTTGGCATTGTCTGTACGCCCGATAACCCGCTCGGTTCCTGTATGGTCTCTAGCGAAGGGGCGTGCGCGGCGCACTACCACTATGGCCGATTTGTAAAATCGCCCACGCAAACAAGCGTGGAGGAGGGCGCATGAAAATGGCTTACCAACGGAAACTAGATTTACAAAACGGAAAGATTGATTTAACACATGGCAGCGGTGGTCGCGCCATGGTACAACTGATTCATGAGCTGTTCGCCGACGCGTTTGGCAACGAATGGTTGGCGCAAGGCAATGATCAAGCCATTCTGCCGCCAACACAGGGCAGGTTAGCGATTGCGACCGATAGCCATGTGATTTCGCCGCTATTTTTTCCTGGCGGGAATATCGGTAGTTTGGCTGTCCACGGAACAGTGAACGATCTCGCCATGGGCGGGGCGATACCGCAATATTTATCAGTTGGCTTCATCCTGGAAGAAGGCTTGCCCCTTTCGCAACTGGCAGAGATTGTGCGCTCGATGGGCGAAGCAGCGAAAGCAGTAGGTATTGCCATTGTCACGGGCGACACCAAGGTGGTCGAAAAGGGTAAAGGTGACGGAATTTTTATCAGCACCACTGGCGTTGGTTATGTACCGGATGGCGTGAATTTGTCGGGTGATCAGGCGCAAGTCGGAGATGTGATTTTAGTCTCTGGCACCATGGGCGATCATGGCATGGCGATCATGTCGCAACGGCAAAATCTAGGTTTCGAGAGCAATATTTGCTCGGATTCTGCCTCGTTGCACGAACTTAGCGCCGCGTTAGTGAAACACGTACCCAGTTTGCGTCTGATGCGAGATCCAACCCGAGGCGGGTTGGCGACTACTTTAAACGAAATAGCTCATCAGTCTGCTGTGGGCATGTCGCTCTCGGAAAGTGCGATTCCGGTGAATCCATCGGTACGGGCTGCTTGCGAATTATTAGGACTAGATCCTTTGTATATGGCAAACGAAGGCAAGCTGATTGCAATTTGTTCGGCAGAAGATGCTGACATTGCGCTAAACACGCTGCAATCGCATCCGCTGGGTAAGAATGCGGCGGTGATTGGCACCGTGGTCGAAGATCCGCATCAGTTTGTACGTGTCAGTACGGATTTTGGTGGCGAGCGTTTACTCGATTGGCTAAGTGGCGACATGTTGCCCCGTATTTGCTAATCGTATTTGTAGCAGTTAAAGAATAAAAGCGGCTGGGATGCAATCAACAATCAAATCTCATCGCAAGAAAGTAGAAAAGAAAGGCTTGCAATGGCAGTGCAACCCGCAGTGTTGTTGGTCGATGATGAACCGCGCTCACTTGAAGCCTTGGTACGCACGTTAGAGGATGATTTTGTCCTCTTTACGGCGGGAAGTGCGGCAGAGGCGCTCAGCATTTTGTCGTCTGAATTTATTCAGGTCATCGTCAGTGATCAGCGTATGCCAGATAGAACCGGTGTCGAGTTTCTCCAACAAGTAAGAGAAGAATACCCTGCCATTGTGCGTATTATCTTATCGGGCTATACCGATAACGCCGATATTATTTCCGCTGTGAACGAGGCCGGTATCTATCAATACCTGCTCAAACCATGGCGACCAGAATCCCTCTTACTGACGGTACAAGGGGCGGCAGAACTACATCGCCTCCAGCAAGAAAACCAGTCTCTTAACATCGAGCTCAAATCTTCAGCCCCTTGGTTGCAAGCGCAAGTCGAAAAAAAACGCACAGAAGTACAGCAACGCTCTGCGATGGAGCGGATTGTCCGTGCGCCAGATAGCCCGCTCAACCATGTTTGCGATCTACTCTTACGTGTCGCGCCTTTTGACATTGCGGTGCTGATCGAAGGCGAATCTGGCGTGGGTAAAGAGTTACTCGCCAGAGCGCTGCATTATGTGAGCCACCGCAAAGATCGCCCATTTATTGTAGAAAACTGTGCCGCGATGCCAGAGCAATTGCTAGAAAGCGAACTATTTGGCCATAAACGTGGCTCATTTAGTGGTGCGTATCGCGACCATATTGGCCTCTTTCAACAAGCCGATGGCGGGACAATTTTCCTCGATGAAATTGGTGAAACGTCACCCGCTTTTCAAGCAAAGTTGCTCCGCGTATTGCAAGAAGGGGAAATCCGCCCAGTAGGCAGCTCACGCCCAATAAAGGTCGATGTCAGAGTTGTGTCCGCAACCAATAAAACCTTGCAAGACTTAGTAAAACAAGGTTTATTTAGGGAAGATTTATTTTATCGCTTATCGGCATTTTCTGTGGTGGTTCCTCCGCTGAGAGAACGTCCGCAAGATATACCATTTATTGCGAACTCATTACTCGATCAGGCCAAGGCGCATTTCCAACGCCCGCAAGCGACATTGGGTAAAGAAATCTTACAATGCCTATCTGCCTATCGTTGGCCAGGTAATGTAAGGCAGTTACGAAACGAAATTAGCCGTTTGCTGGTGCTGAGTGATGCTTCTGAACTCTCTGCCAAAAATTTATCTGCAGAAGTATTGCAAGCGGCAGATGAAGGACAAGAAGCAGAGCATGCCTTTCTAGCAAATGTCTCGGGCGATTTGAAAACCAGACTAGATGCGTTAGAAAAACAAATTATCAAAGAAACCTTAACTCGGTTACGCTGGAATAAAACCAAGGTGGCAAGCGAACTAGGCTTGTCTAGAGTCGGTTTACGGAATAAGTTGACACGCTATGGCCTTGAAAAATAACAAAAAGCGCATGATCTGGCTGCAATCTGGTGGATGTGGCGGCTGTACCTTGTCCCTCTTAAATGCAGAGCAACCCAATGTGTTGCTTGCACTTGAAGATATGGATATCGACATCGTTTGGCATCCTACGCTATCTGAAGCTTCATTAGATGAAGTGAGTGCCTGTTTAGAACAATTACTTACAGGTGAAGCACCAGTTGATATTCTCTGTTTAGAGGGGTCCGTCATGACAGGTGCCGCAGGTAGCTATCATCGTCTACCCAATGGGCAAAGCATGGCCTCTATGATTACCCAGTTAGCCAATTTGGCAGACTATGTCGTCGCCGTGGGTACCTGTGCAGCCTATGGCGGGATTACCGCCAGTGGCGATAATCTAACCGGTGCGGTTGGGTTAATGTTCGAAGGAAGCCAACTTGGTGGCGCATTAGGGGGGGCGTTCGTCTCCAAATCCGGCTTGCCGGTGATTAATATTTCCGGTTGCCCCACCCACCCAGATTGGGTATTGGATACCTTTGCCTTGATCGCTGCCAATAAACTGACGCATCAAGATTTAGATCCGCTCGGTCGTCCCCGTTTTTACGCCGATCGTTTGGTGCATCATGGTTGTGACAAAAACGAGTTTTACGAATTTAAAGCTAGTGCAGAAGCGCCTGGTCAAATGGGCTGCTTAATGGAGTTTGTCGGCTGTAAGGGGACACAAGCCCATGCCGATTGCAATATTCGGCCTTGGAATGGCAATGGCTCTTGTTTAACCGGTGGTTACCCTTGCATTAATTGCACTTCGCCAGATTTTGCCGATCCCGGACATGCCTTTTTCGAAACGCCAAAAGTGGCTGGGTTTCCAGTTGGTTTGCCTACCGATATGCCGAAAGCGTGGTTTGTCGCATTATCTACCCTGTCTAAATCGGCAACGCCAAATCGGGTAAAGGCCAATGCAACAAAAGATCGGATTACCGTTGCACCGTCATTACCAGAAAGCAAGAAAAAATGAGTAGTAATCGTCGGATTCTCGGCCCATTTAATCGGGTAGAAGGTGATCTGAGTATCGCCATTGCTATCGAAAAAGGCTTAGTTAACAAAGCAGAAGTTACTGCGCCTTTGTTTAGAGGGTTCGAGCGAATGCTCGCCGGTCGTGATGCGTTAGATGCGTTAACGATCGTACCAAGAATTTGCGGTATTTGCTCCGTTTCGCAATCCGTGGCTGCTGTACGCGCACTGACCCAATTGTTT
The genomic region above belongs to Leeia speluncae and contains:
- the hypB gene encoding hydrogenase nickel incorporation protein HypB, with amino-acid sequence MCTVCGCADGNVQIEGASKGMKYPYRPKRGHVHAHHHHHDHTHPHDHVHEHSHTPTAVAVVEEAVIVNESTGDRDYGQGPAHAHAPGMTQARMVKIEQDILGKNQQLAEINRKWFADRGVFAINLVSSPGSGKTTLLTETIKSLQDIGKVYVIEGDQQTTHDADRIRATGAAALQINTGKGCHLDAHMVGEALPRLNIADNSLVLIENVGNLVCPSAFDLGEAHKVAVLSVTEGEDKPLKYPDMFAASDVMILNKIDLLPYLDFDVDAAIGYAKRVNPNIRVIQVSARKGDGMDEWLDWLHQGMNKAQLARQQWVQELEARIAVLEAQLAAQTSR
- the hypE gene encoding hydrogenase expression/formation protein HypE, with amino-acid sequence MKMAYQRKLDLQNGKIDLTHGSGGRAMVQLIHELFADAFGNEWLAQGNDQAILPPTQGRLAIATDSHVISPLFFPGGNIGSLAVHGTVNDLAMGGAIPQYLSVGFILEEGLPLSQLAEIVRSMGEAAKAVGIAIVTGDTKVVEKGKGDGIFISTTGVGYVPDGVNLSGDQAQVGDVILVSGTMGDHGMAIMSQRQNLGFESNICSDSASLHELSAALVKHVPSLRLMRDPTRGGLATTLNEIAHQSAVGMSLSESAIPVNPSVRAACELLGLDPLYMANEGKLIAICSAEDADIALNTLQSHPLGKNAAVIGTVVEDPHQFVRVSTDFGGERLLDWLSGDMLPRIC
- the hypD gene encoding hydrogenase formation protein HypD, coding for MKYVDEFRRGDVARGIAKHIAGLVDPAREYRLMEFCGGHTHAIARYGLTGLLPSNIRLIHGPGCPVCVLPIGRIDSAIELVLQHQVILCTYGDTLRVPASNRMSLYKARAEGGDVRVIYSTSDALRIARENPDRQVVFFGIGFETTTPPTAMALKTAKTEGQKNFSVFCNHVLTPPAMQHLLSAGDAVELDGFIGPSHVSTVIGSDPYQAVAKQYRKPVVIAGFEPLDVLQATAMLVEDINHGRDGVSTQFTRAVTPEGNQKARSVVMETMMLRDTFEWRGLGQVPHSALAIHPDYADFDAEQRFALPYRHVPDHKACECGAILRGQKQPSDCKVFGIVCTPDNPLGSCMVSSEGACAAHYHYGRFVKSPTQTSVEEGA
- a CDS encoding sigma-54-dependent transcriptional regulator, with translation MAVQPAVLLVDDEPRSLEALVRTLEDDFVLFTAGSAAEALSILSSEFIQVIVSDQRMPDRTGVEFLQQVREEYPAIVRIILSGYTDNADIISAVNEAGIYQYLLKPWRPESLLLTVQGAAELHRLQQENQSLNIELKSSAPWLQAQVEKKRTEVQQRSAMERIVRAPDSPLNHVCDLLLRVAPFDIAVLIEGESGVGKELLARALHYVSHRKDRPFIVENCAAMPEQLLESELFGHKRGSFSGAYRDHIGLFQQADGGTIFLDEIGETSPAFQAKLLRVLQEGEIRPVGSSRPIKVDVRVVSATNKTLQDLVKQGLFREDLFYRLSAFSVVVPPLRERPQDIPFIANSLLDQAKAHFQRPQATLGKEILQCLSAYRWPGNVRQLRNEISRLLVLSDASELSAKNLSAEVLQAADEGQEAEHAFLANVSGDLKTRLDALEKQIIKETLTRLRWNKTKVASELGLSRVGLRNKLTRYGLEK
- a CDS encoding HypC/HybG/HupF family hydrogenase formation chaperone: MCLAMPVKITELLPDDMAKVDVDGVTREVSIALIESPAVGDYVILHVGYAIGKLDPAEAAQTLALMEELAASEAEGATP
- the hypF gene encoding carbamoyltransferase HypF, encoding MSQPLAIGERWLVSGRVQGVGFRPFVWQLAKTHQLIGWVRNTPSGVEICWQGSAESFDSLAADFYRQLPPLAHVHTLVREVSPLQACADFQILPSLQGEVKTSIPADLGICDACLNELFDPEDPRNGYPLINCTHCGPRYSICHALPYDRQQTSMATFPMCSRCEAEYHAPDNRRFHAEPTACPACGPRLQWRRIGAGLVNDSPLTAAIHALQAGEWIAVKGLGGFHLVGDAKQPAVVATIRDKKRRATKPLAVMMMNLDSVKAWCEVTPAEAMWLTRPERPIVLLKKKPIADTALSGIAPNMDRIGVMLPYTPLQWLMFHEALGKPVGQHWREVANDLVWIMTSANHAGSPILTSAEAVEEKLDHLVGGILDHDRPIIHPCDDSVLSVVDDQPVWLRRARGLAPEPIYLRSTGADVLALGGLLKNTITVCKEDQAFVSPHLGDLQHPAVAERLLETVDSLLAFTHAKPAVISCDAQPDYIGYRLAEQLAEKWQIPLTPVQHHHAHIGAVLAEKGVEEPVLGLVLDGFGWGEDGTAWGGELLLVDGKTANRLGHISEIALPGGDLAAKLPWRMAVALGQQIQRALPAEVANQTGVQVVKQQLALGLNAPTTSSMGRWFDAIAGWQGICSEQIFEGEAPMRLAALLGEFPPPSVISDIPPFAPVLDLLPLAKAALAASDDTEVARQWHVGLVQQLAGWVLSAAQQTALKTVVLAGGVFANAYLLAGLKQQLLQHGINVLVAEQMPVGDGGISLGQAWIARKHLQQHEQHTK